The window ATCCATCTGTGAAATTTGCTGTCAGCACATGATAAGGCAGAGAGCGATGGGGACCCAGTGacaaacttttttataacctGGAGGTTGACCTTTTGCATGTCAACCTTCTGGCTAAACTCGGCTGGAAATTTTGTCGACTTCATGAGCCGAGCATCTCCTGCTGAAGCCATTGCGGCGGAAGTCGCGGTAGCGATATTGTATGATGAGCGCGTCTGCGAGGCTTgtaagataaagaaaaggttAGCAAGGTGACGTCTGTGCTGCTCCTAGGTGGTTGAAAAAGCGCCAAGCTTACTTCGTATCGGAATTGATATGCACGGGCCAGGCTTGGGCCGGCATCTATAACCCACCAGGCACACTAGGCAAAAAGCTACCCAGCAGTACTCCCCACCACTGCTTGTCCAGAGCAGCGCGAAGGTATTTTTGGGTAGTGGCCGCTCTACAATGCTTCCAGGTGCTTTGGCAAGCTTTCAGCGGCTAGGCTGCAAAAGCTTCAGTGAGTGCGTAGGCCTTTTACTGTTCCTGGACCCCGCAACGATCGCCCCAGAATGTTCGCTGTTGGCGATGACAGCAGGCAGCCTATCTGACAAAGCTCTAAAATAAGTTTCCTAGCATTCTACCATTTCATCTGGCTCTTTCcactctccctctccccttGAGCCTCTGTCAGTTTCAACGCTGCCGCTGGAGCATGGGATTGCCGCTTAGAATGGATACTCTTCATGCGCCAACCGTGCCCTCGGGGCCAACGTCTAATTTCAGTGAGAGGAACGGCGATACAGGGAACCAGAGCTTTGCGGAACTCCAACGGAAGAAGGATGATCTGGAGGCAGAATTAAAAGCCTTGGGGAGCGTTCTTGATTCGGTAGGCAGTAACCCCCTTCTATCATCAACGCACATAATGATCGAACCCATGATTAATAAGATGCCAGCATGGTGTTGATATGGAAACGCCGCTGTTGACTAGAGATGGCTTTCCCAGAGCAGATCTTGATATTGCCCAAAGTATATAGTTCGGAAAATCGCCTGTTGAAGAGCGACGTCTAACATACATGCAACAGTTCGCACAACAAGAGCGCGCATCATTCGCCTACGCAACGACTACAAAAATCTCATGGGGGTGATAGAAAAGTATCTCCACGAGCATTTTGCAAACctccaagatggagacgaaGCCCCAAGCACGGCCGGGGATGGGCTCCGGATTTTGCCTGATTCCCAATCCGAGCAGCTGGATGAGCCATTTGCGAAAGTCAACTCCGTTGCGGCAAACAGCCCGGCCCAACAGGCTGGCTTACAAGCTGGTGATGAGATTCGCAACTTTGGCTACGTTAACCGATCAAATCACGATGGCCTCAAAAAGGTGGCAGAGTGTGTTCAGGGCAATGAAGGAGTATGTTGTTTATGCCGGCCTATGATCCAccttgcttcatcttctaaCTGTGCGTCAACAGAAAAACATATTCATCAAAGTGTCTCGTCCCGACGGGGTTGCTCGCCGCCAAGAGCTGAGATTAACGTTGACTCCGAGGAAAGATTGGGGTGGGAGAGGAATGCTAGGCTGCCACATTTTGCCTCTGTAGTTTGCTTATTGGGGCGTGGTATTTTTGTGGACTGTAATCAGCGGCCACGGCAATATGGCATTGGAGACCCAAGTTATTCACACAGGTCGATTATTGGGGACATTGTCACCGCATCACCCTTCCAGCTCCCATCAAGCATCTGCATGGGCAGGTGATGGCGTGCTCAGTCAACAAATAACAAGGCAGATTGCATCAGAGGGACTGGATTTCGCATTAGAGAGATGCTAACAAATCTGTGGTaacaccaagaagaagtgaaagaaagaaaaaactgtGTGTTGGAAGGAAGTTTCTTGATATCAAGATTGATCAATTGAGACGAGCTGGCCGGATGAATCGTATGAGAAGAGCGCTGCTCTTGCCATTAGGAATATTACCAAGAAATGAATAAAGATTTATGGTATTAGTATCCAGCTCTGTTAATCTTGCACATTTATAAACAGCACAGTAAAATACAGTCAATTCTGTGATATCTGACAGcatttcatcgccagctCAACGAAGGGAGGTAGGACGGAGCGTTCATCGTAATCCCCGAGCCTGGCCCGAACGTTGTAGTATTGGCTGTTGGTGCCTGAACTGACGTACAGTTCGGCCTTGTGGCTAGGCTTCCCCGTAAGAAGGATCATTCATGTAAATTACCCAAGTGTTTTCGCGGCTAGGCGCGGCCGTAAGGCAGCGGAAGAAGTCCAGAGAAGGCGGAGTGGTCGATAGAAGGATGGGGAAAGATAATAGACTGGCAGAGCAAGTCTTACGAAATATTCCTCATCGCCAGGTAATATCTTGTAAACGGGGCAAATGTAGCAAATTGAAACGTGAGAAGTGACAGCATGCCAGATGAGTAAGTGGACAAGCTCTTGCGGAGgtagcagaagcagaagtaGCAGAAGTAGCAGAAGTAGCAGAGTTGTGTGCTTATAATTATCAGATCTCCCCTTTTTGCCCTTCTCTACCACGTTTCTAATCCGTTCAACGCCTAATCAACTTGAGACTCTTCGTTAAAAAATCAAGCTCCATTTCATTCTTCAATAATAGCAACTTCTCATCCATCAGATCGGCGTTTGAATCCATAAAGTTTGGCATAAACATTTCTAAATCGTCAAACTCCATTTCCACCTCGCTGTCCTCCAAATCAGAATCACCAGGTCTGATGAACTCTTCCGACTCGTAAAGCGGCTGGGGACACGACACGCTTCTACCCAATCCTGGAATAACAAGTCTTCGTTtcgttctctctctattcaaGCAATACAGCTGGTAGAGTGAATGGAACTGGTACAGTAAAGTCAATGCAGCATCACACTACTTCTCTGCATCCAAATGGGTATCCAAAAAGATGTTAGTGGGGTTGCTGCGGCACCGACAAATCTGCTCCCCTACAACCCTTTTTTagtgctgcttcttttcatGTCTTTGCTCTGGATGATTTATTACTGTGAACAGAATTCTCGGGACTCAATGTGATTATACATATCCAGTGAATGAATTACATAACAGCGGCTTATAGCAGTTGCAAAAGTTCCTAGGCTAATATACAATAATAGCAAGAGTTTAAACTGGGCCAGCTTGCATAGGCAGACAGGGGAGGGTTAAAGAGGGACCGGAATGAGCATACACACTAGGAAAAGGAACAATCAAGTCATAAAGGAAGTCTGTTTGTTAtattacatatatatatatatatgtatagtgCCTGCTACAGAAGCTCGAATTGATGCAATTAATGCAGGAAAAGTGCCGAAGAGGTAATAAAAGTACCTCCGCACTGGAGGTAAATTAGAGTAGAAGTGCAATAACAAAGCAGTGGAAGTAttaatagcagtagtaaaaAGTCATAGTCCGTTGGGGCAATTGGATCTAGCAGAACACGCTGGTGGTGCGGGGTTGCAGATGCGGGGTCTTGGTGGCTTTATAGCGGGTTCCCAGGCCATCGGGGTCCTCGCATGATGCGGTTGGATTGCCAGATAACACGCACTGCAGTACATCCATCCACGGCTGATTGGGGTCCTTTTCTCCAATATTTTATCctacttcttctccttctcctcctcctctgatCCCAATCCATAGCATTCTCATATTAGTTGAACAGCCCTTGATGATGACCATTCAGGCCGCAAAGTTTACTCCAGAGGTCCTCCTCTCGGCGCCGCGGCGCTCGCCCGGCGTGCCCAATGCGACGGGCGAGCTTGTCTTATACACGGTAAGTGAAGAAGCGATTTTGAACAGGCTCTATagtcttgaagaagaaaggatgTTTCCTCTTTAGCCATGATTTATCTAGATTACTCTCTTGACTACCCCTAGAGTTGGAATTGTCTTGCATTGATTGGATGGGCTAGAGAGATTCCAACTAAGACGGCATCACTTCTTAGGTCTCGACGTACTCTTTCGATACCCACTCCAAAACTTCGCAGATCCGAGTGCTCAACATTAAAGAGGGGACATCACACCTAGTTTCCGAAGACTCCGCAGCCAGCGATCCTATCTGGATCGGCGAAAAGGAAATCGCCTATGTCAAGGGCCTCGATAATGGTGCTTCGGCACTGGTGGCGCAGCATGTCATCGACACAAATGAGTAGGCCAACTCCCCAATGGATCAGCATTACAAATGAGATCTTCTTTATTACAGAAGCTAACACCTTCCCTGTAGGACAAACACCATCCACCGCTTCGTTGGAAGTATTTCCAGCGTCAAGGCCAAGCCTCTATCAGCAGACAAAGTGGCTTTCTGCTGTGCAGCTCTGACGACTCCCGACGGGCAGCTTTACAATCCATCTGCGGAGCCAAAGTCTCATACCTCGGCCAAGATCTACAAATCCCTTTTTGTGCGACATTGGGATTCCTGGAACactgaaaataaaaactctCTTTGGTATGGTCAATTGGAGAAGGTAGACGGCAAATGGACGCTCGGAAACTCTGCTCTCACTAACCTGCTTGCGGGCACTCGATTGAACTCTCCCGTACCCCCATTTGGAGGTACAGGTGACTTTGATATCTCCTCGAGTGGCATTGTATTTGTTGCCAAGGATCCGGATCTGAACCACGCGAGATACACCAAGACTGACCTTTACTTTGTTCCTCTGAGTTCATTCTTGGATAAGCCAACTGTCCCCCAAATTGTCAAGACCGGAAGGCTGCTTGGATATTCCAGCTCGCCCATCTTTTCTAATGATGGCAAACAAGTGGCTTTCCTTCGCATGAAATCCCAGCAGTACGAGGCCGACAAGACGAGACTTCTGTTGATACCAGACGTGGCCGATCTGAGCAATGTCCAAGAGTTTTACGAGACGGACGACGACAAGGGTGGTTGGGATTTCAAGCCTGATTGGATCGTTTGGAGCCATGACAATAAGGAATTGTACGTTGCGGCCGAGAAGCACGCTCGTGTTGTCCTGTGGAAATTGCCATCCTCACCCTTGGAAGCCACGTCTCTTCCTACCCCTATTCACGAGGACGGATCAGTCGCCGAGGCAAAGGTTCTCGGAAATAGTTCATCGCTGCTAATAACGACAAGGTCACGAGTCGAAAGTTCCAACTATTCGATACTCGACCCTGGTACAAAATCGGTCACCGTTGTCTCCTCTACATCCAAACAGGGTCGGACTTTCTCTTTGACCAGATCACAATGTCAGGAGATTTGGTACAAGGGCTCCAAGGGTTATCCTGTCCATGCCTTAGTGACTCTCCCCTCGACTTTTGACTCGTCTAAAAAGTATCCCTTGGCTTTCTTGGTACATGGCGGGCCACAGGGGGCGTGGGGAGATGACTGGAGTACTCGGTGGAATCCTGCCATTTTTGCTGAGCAAGGTTACGTGGTTGTGAGCCCTAATCCGACTGGAAGCACAGGTTATGGCCAAGATCATACCGATGCCATCCAAAATAATTGGGGAGGAGATCCCTACATTGATCTGGTCAAATGTTTCGAGTACCTTGAGAAGGAAGTGAGCTACATTGATACGGATAGGGCAGTTGCTCTCGGCGCATCGTACGGAGGCTACATGATGAGTAAGTTCTACTAACATTTGTGAAAGTGAACGAGACATGCTAATTCATTTTAGACTGGATCCAGGGCCATGATCTGGGGCGAAAGTTCAAAGCTCTGGTATGCCATGACGGTGTCTTTTCGACCCTCAGTCAGTGGTCTACAGAAGAGCTGTTCTTCCCCGAGCATGACTTTGGCGGTACCCTCTGGGATAACCGAGAAGGCTATGAGAAGTGGGACCCGGCCAAGCATGTCGGCAACTGGGCCACACCACAACTGGTAGGCTGAAATCAAGCAATATCATACTTGTATGATCAGCAACTAACATTATTCATCCATAGGTTATCCATAATGAGCTCGATTATCGTCTGCCAATCTCGGAGGGTTTGGCTATGTTCAACGTCCTTCAAGCTCGCGGCGTGCCTAGCAAGTTTGTTATGTTTCCTGATGAGCATCATGTAAGTcaaaataagttatattttcaTCTCTTGGAGGTAAATTCAGGTGCTAACATGTGGCAAGTGGGTACTCAAGCCAGAGAACTCCTTG is drawn from Trichoderma asperellum chromosome 4, complete sequence and contains these coding sequences:
- a CDS encoding uncharacterized protein (EggNog:ENOG41~MEROPS:MER0000263~CAZy:CE10); translated protein: MMTIQAAKFTPEVLLSAPRRSPGVPNATGELVLYTVSTYSFDTHSKTSQIRVLNIKEGTSHLVSEDSAASDPIWIGEKEIAYVKGLDNGASALVAQHVIDTNETNTIHRFVGSISSVKAKPLSADKVAFCCAALTTPDGQLYNPSAEPKSHTSAKIYKSLFVRHWDSWNTENKNSLWYGQLEKVDGKWTLGNSALTNLLAGTRLNSPVPPFGGTGDFDISSSGIVFVAKDPDLNHARYTKTDLYFVPLSSFLDKPTVPQIVKTGRLLGYSSSPIFSNDGKQVAFLRMKSQQYEADKTRLLLIPDVADLSNVQEFYETDDDKGGWDFKPDWIVWSHDNKELYVAAEKHARVVLWKLPSSPLEATSLPTPIHEDGSVAEAKVLGNSSSLLITTRSRVESSNYSILDPGTKSVTVVSSTSKQGRTFSLTRSQCQEIWYKGSKGYPVHALVTLPSTFDSSKKYPLAFLVHGGPQGAWGDDWSTRWNPAIFAEQGYVVVSPNPTGSTGYGQDHTDAIQNNWGGDPYIDLVKCFEYLEKEVSYIDTDRAVALGASYGGYMMNWIQGHDLGRKFKALVCHDGVFSTLSQWSTEELFFPEHDFGGTLWDNREGYEKWDPAKHVGNWATPQLVIHNELDYRLPISEGLAMFNVLQARGVPSKFVMFPDEHHWVLKPENSLVWHREVLDWINKYSGISEQK